A stretch of the Magnetococcales bacterium genome encodes the following:
- a CDS encoding M48 family metallopeptidase, with product MNIYSWLILSALLLGFLLETVATLLNLDNGATTPPRQFADLFDQERFARGRRYLTEKGRWGLIVASWDLALLLLVWWLGGFNILDQWLRTLVDDVLVRGVVYIGILVAAHRIANLPFSIYRIFVIENRFGFNRTTPATFVLDLVKSMILMIFLGGGVLWGILWFFQTAGSFAWLYCWITVTLFGFVVQYVAPRWIFPLFFKFTPLPDGPLRQGLLEYADKVGFPVRDIFEVDGSRRSTKANAFFTGFGRNRRIALFDTLIQSHTQDEVIAVVAHEVGHDRHHHIPKGIAIGTVQMGLTFFLMSFFLEHPGLSQAFFMEQVSIHSGLVFFSLLLTPVDLIAGPLFKWHSRTNEFQADRFAVQTAPDPGALVTALKKLAANSLSNLTPHPFYVMLHDTHPPLIQRMERMEMERKGQMAP from the coding sequence GTGAATATCTATTCGTGGTTGATCCTTTCGGCGCTGCTGTTGGGGTTTCTCCTTGAAACGGTGGCAACCCTTCTCAATCTTGACAATGGCGCCACGACACCTCCCAGGCAGTTCGCCGACCTGTTCGACCAGGAACGCTTTGCGCGTGGGCGACGTTATCTGACGGAAAAAGGCAGGTGGGGTCTGATCGTCGCTTCATGGGACCTGGCCTTGCTGCTGTTGGTATGGTGGCTCGGTGGATTCAACATTCTGGATCAATGGTTGCGGACCCTGGTGGATGACGTGCTTGTCCGGGGCGTCGTCTACATTGGCATCCTGGTCGCCGCCCACAGGATCGCCAATCTTCCCTTTTCAATCTACAGGATTTTCGTCATCGAAAACCGCTTCGGTTTCAATCGCACAACCCCTGCAACCTTCGTTCTTGATCTTGTCAAATCCATGATCCTCATGATCTTTCTTGGTGGTGGCGTTCTTTGGGGCATTCTGTGGTTCTTTCAGACGGCAGGCTCTTTCGCATGGTTGTATTGCTGGATCACCGTGACCCTGTTCGGCTTTGTGGTTCAATATGTCGCGCCACGATGGATCTTTCCCCTGTTTTTCAAGTTCACTCCCTTGCCCGATGGTCCGTTGCGCCAGGGATTGCTTGAATACGCCGACAAGGTCGGTTTTCCGGTGCGCGACATCTTCGAGGTCGATGGCTCACGACGTTCCACCAAGGCCAATGCCTTTTTTACCGGCTTTGGCCGAAATCGCCGGATCGCCCTGTTCGATACCCTGATCCAATCCCATACCCAAGACGAGGTGATCGCGGTCGTGGCCCATGAAGTGGGGCATGATCGTCATCATCATATTCCCAAGGGAATTGCCATCGGTACCGTCCAGATGGGCTTGACTTTTTTTCTGATGTCGTTTTTCCTGGAACATCCTGGACTGTCCCAGGCTTTTTTCATGGAACAGGTGTCGATCCATTCGGGTCTGGTATTTTTCTCGCTGCTGTTGACGCCGGTCGATCTGATCGCCGGTCCCCTGTTCAAATGGCATTCCAGAACAAACGAATTCCAGGCCGACCGTTTCGCGGTCCAAACAGCCCCCGATCCGGGCGCTCTTGTCACTGCCTTGAAAAAATTGGCCGCCAACAGTCTTTCCAATCTGACACCGCATCCGTTTTACGTTATGCTTCATGATACCCATCCGCCATTGATCCAACGAATGGAGCGGATGGAAATGGAACGGAAGGGACAAATGGCCCCATGA